CCGCGCACGTACCGGAGCAGGTCGACTTCCCGCCGGTGTCGGCCGTCAGCATGTACAGCGTGTGGCCGCTGCCGTCGACGAGGATCGTTCCGTACTTCGAGCTCGCCGTGTGCACGGCCGCGCCGGAGGCCGCGGGGGCACTGGAGGCGGGCGGCTGCGAGGAGCTCGAGACGTTGTTGCCGGTGCTGCCGCACGCGGTGGCCAGCGCCGCGACGGCTACCGCACCCGCTGAGATGGCGATGACGCGGTTCATGGAGGAACTTCTTTCCTGGGTCCCTGACCCGACCCTGGGTGACCGGGTCCTACCAGGGATACGCGCGTCGGCAGGCCCGGGTTCACGAACCGCTGGGGTCTACTGGAGGCATGACAGAGCTGACCGCTGCGCAGATCGACTATCTCGGAAGTCAACTACTGGGCCGACTGGCCACCACCGGCACGGACCACAAGCCCCATGTCGTCCCCACCTCGTTCCGCTACAACGCCGACCTCGGCACCGTCGACGTCGGCGGTCACCACATGGCGGGCACCAAGAAGTACCGCGACGTCCGGGCCAACGGCTGGGCGGCGATCGTGGTCGACGACCTGGTGACCACCCACCCGTGGACCCCGCGGATGCTGGAGATCCGCGGCCGCGCCGAGGCGGTCCCCACCGGGGGCGGGCACCTCGGACCCGGCTTCGGCGAGGCGTTCATCCGCATCCACCCGGAGAGGGTCAACAGCTTCGGGATCGAGTAGCTCAGCCCTACGGGGCGTCGAAGCTGGCGAAGTACGCGGCCGCCATGTCCTCCGCGCCGTGTCCCTGGGCCGCGGCGCGGGCGAAGCGCTCGGCGCAGGCGGCGGCCAGGTCGAGGCGGACGCCGTACCGCTCGCCGGCCGCGACGATCAGCCGGGCGTCCTTCTCCGCGGTGCTCACCGCGAAGGCCGCGGGCGAGAGGCGGTCCTCCAGCACGAGTGCGGCCTTGGCGTGCAGATAACCCATGTCGAGCGGGCCGCCGCCGACGGCGTCGAAGAAGTCCTTCGGGTCCACGCCGAGCCCCTTGGCCAGGGCCAGCGTCTCGCCGACCGCGTTGGTCGCCGCGAGCACCCAGCTGTTGGCGACCAGCTTCAGCCTGGTCGCGCTACCGTCCGCGCCGTCCTCCCCGGTCCCACAGGGTCCTGGCCCCGACGGCGTCGAACACCGGCCCGACCGCGGCTCGGGAGGCGGCGGGTCCGGCGGCGAGCACCAGCAGCTGTCCCGCCTCGGCGGGCTGCCGGGTGCCGAGCACCGGCGCGTCGAAGAAGACCAGCCGGTGCTCCCGCGCGAGCGCGGCCAACCCGCCGACCAGCTCGACGCCGACGGTCGTCGACTGCACCCAGGCCGCGCCGGGCCGCAGCGCGGGCGCGGCGGCGCCCATCACCTCCAGCACGGCGGGCCCGTCGTGCAGCATGGTGAGCACGACGTCCGCTCCGTCCACGGCCTCGGCGGGACTGTCCGCGACCCGCACGCCGTCCCCGGCCAGCGGCTCCGCCTTCGCTCCGGTCCGGTTCCAGGCCCGGGTGTCGTGCCCGGCGCGCGCGAGGTTCCTGGCCATCGCCGCGCCCATGATCCCGGTCCCCAGCACGGTCACGCTCAGCTGCTCAGTCATGGCCTCCACGCTAGCCCTACCGGCGGCAAGGGCCGTGCCGCGTCCAGCCGGGCGGCCCCGCACCTCGCGTGGACGACGCGCATGCGACGCCGGTGACGGGGGGCATGCGAGCCACCCGCCCCGCCGCGCCCGCCCTGCCGTCACCGACCGACCGCGCCCGGCCCGGCCGGCGGGTCAGCTCTCGGCCAGTTCGGTCAGGGCGCGGTCCAGCATCGCGGTGAAGAAGTCGACCGCGTCCGCGTCCACGCAGAGCGGGGGCTTGATCTTGAGGATGTTGAGGTGGTCGCCGGTCGGCTGGACCACGACGCCGAGTTCGAGCATCCGGTCGCACAGCTCGGCCGTCTCCTCGGTGGCCGGTTCCAGGGTGAGCCGGTCGCGGACCAGCTCCAGGCCCAGGTAGAGACCGGAGCCGTGGACCGCTCCGACCAGCGCGTGCCGCGCGGCCAGCGCCTCCAGGCCGGCCTTCAGCCGCCCGCCGGTGCGCACCGCGTTGCCCTGGAGGTCCTCGTCGCGGATCGCGTCGAGGACGGTGAGGCCGACGACGCTGGAGACGGGGCTGCCGCCGGTGGAGGAGAAGAAGTAGCCCTGGTCGCGGTAGCGCTCGGCGACCGACGCCGAGGTGATCACCGCGCCGAGCGGGTGGCCGTTGCCCATGGCCTTGGCGACGCAGACGATGTCCGGGACGACCCCCTGCTGCTCGAAGCCCCAGAACCAGTGCCCCAGCCGCCCGTAGCCGACCTGGACCTCGTCCGCGACCGCCAGGCCGCCGTGCCGGCGGACCGCGGCGTAGAGCTGTTCCAGGTAGCCGTCGGGCAGGGCGACCCCGCCCGCGTTGCCGTAGTAGGTCTCGGCGAGGAACGCTCCCGGCGCCCGCCCGGACGCGGCCAGCTCGTCGACGAACCGGACCGCCTCGGGGGCGTACCGGGCGGCGTCCGCGCCGCGGTGACGGCCCCGGTAGGAGTTGGGCGAGTCCACCGTGTGCACCCAACTCGGCCGAGTGGTCAGCGCGTTGGGATTGTCCTGGAGGGAGGTGGAGACAGCGTCCGAGGCGTAGGTCCAGCCGTGGTAGGCCTCGCGCAGAGCGACCACGTCGTGCCGACCGGTCGCACCGATGGCGAGGCGGAGGCCGAGATCGACGGCCTCCGAGCCGGAGTTGACCAGGAACACCGTGTCCAGCGGCTCCGGCAGCAGCGCGGCGAGCCGCTCGCTGAACTCGACCACGGAGGCGTAGTGGAACCGCGAGTTGGTGTTGAGCCGCCGCGACTGCCGGGTCAGGGCCCGCTCGACGGCCGGGTGGGCGTGCCCGATCGCGCTGACGTTGTTGACGATGTCGAGGTAGGCGCGGCCACGGTCGGAGACCAGGTGGTGACGCCAGCCGCGTTCGATCCGCGGCGGGTCGTCGTAGTAGTGGCCCTGCACGGCGGCGAAGGCGGCGTGCCGACGGGCGAGCAGGCTCGCCTGACCGGCCGGTTCCGCGCCGGTACCGGCGGAGGGCAGACCGAGCAGCGCGGACGGGTCGGCGGTCAGCGCCAGCCAGCCCGCGGCGGTCTCCGGCCGGACCAGCTCGGGCACCTCGGCGAGGACGCCCGCGCGCCGCAGCGTCACCTGCGCCCTCGCGCCCGCGCCCAGCCGGACCAGTGCCTCCCCCGCCCCGACCCGGGTACCGGCCCGGACGCCGACCTCCGCCCCGACCTGTGCCTCCCCGCCGTCGAAGGACAGCCGCAGCACCAGCTCGCCGCAGTCGACCTCGACGCACCCGGCCTCCGCGCGCGACACCCGTCCGTCCCAGGGGGAGAGCAGCACGGCGTCCCGCCCGAACCAGAGCGAGAGCCCGGTGGCGACGGTGGCGGGCGACCGGGCCGACAGCACGCGGGAGCGGCTCAGCCGCACGGCGCCGTAGGGGGCCGCGACGAGCTCCGCGCCGTCGTCCAGACGCTCCCGTGCGAGCCGGTCCTCCAGACCTGGCCGCAGCCAGGCCCCGCGGTCCATCGCGTCCGCGTCGGTGCCCAGGTCGAGCAGGGCCACCCCGCTCGGCTCCAGGCCCGCGACCAGTCCGACGGCCGTGGGCGCGGGCGGCTGCGGCGCCCCGGCCAGCCCGAGCCGGTCGAGGATCAGCCTCGTCATCACCTCGACCGGGACGGAGACGGCCTGCTCGAAGATCCGCCACTCCCGGTCCAGCGCGGCCCGGACGTACGCGTTGTCGCCGTCCACCGCCGCCTGGTGCCGGCCGCTGGCCACCAGCGTGGCGGCGCGCAGCACGACCAGCGGCCACAGCGCCCGCGCCTCGGCCGGGGAGAGCGGGCGTTCGGCGTGGAAGGCCAGGATCGCGGGCAGCGCGTGGTGCGGTTCCAGTCCGGCGTGGTGCAGCAGTGAGGAGAGCGGGATCGCCAGCTCGCAGACGGCCCAACTGGTGGTCAGATCACCGAAGTCGATCACACCGTCCGGCAGCGGCGGCACGGCGCCGACCGCGGCGACCAGATTGTCGTCGGTCAGGTCCAGGTGGACGGCCTGCCGTGGAAGCTCCGCGCTCACCGCGGCGAGCCGGCTCCAGGCGTCCTCGGCCGCGGCCGCGACGGCCGCCCGACGCTCGGGTTCCGCGATGTGCTCCAGCAGCAGCGCCACGACCCGGTCCGCGTACTGCAGGTCCCACTGCAGCACCCGGTCCAGGCCGGGGTGCCGGAAGTCGCGCAGGGTGCGGCCGACCCTTCCGGCGATGCCGCCCATGGCGGCGACGGTGCGGGGCGGCAGGTGCCGCGATCCGGAGAGGGTGCCGCCCGCGAGGTGCCGCAGCAGCCGGGCGGTGACCGGACCGGACTCGGTCTCGACGACGGCCGCCCGCCGGGTGCCGTCGGGTCGCCGCAGCACCGTGGCGATCCGCAGGTCCGGGCAGGCC
This genomic interval from Streptacidiphilus rugosus AM-16 contains the following:
- a CDS encoding PPOX class F420-dependent oxidoreductase, yielding MTELTAAQIDYLGSQLLGRLATTGTDHKPHVVPTSFRYNADLGTVDVGGHHMAGTKKYRDVRANGWAAIVVDDLVTTHPWTPRMLEIRGRAEAVPTGGGHLGPGFGEAFIRIHPERVNSFGIE
- a CDS encoding aminotransferase, with amino-acid sequence MSVARVPIREQPGNAMTSQQPSTPSTVDFFARESLPAPRVGVAEAEKIADALGVPARALPLGSQQDANFLLRDGNDEDLAVLKVANPAFGAAEIEAQDDAADLLAQACPDLRIATVLRRPDGTRRAAVVETESGPVTARLLRHLAGGTLSGSRHLPPRTVAAMGGIAGRVGRTLRDFRHPGLDRVLQWDLQYADRVVALLLEHIAEPERRAAVAAAAEDAWSRLAAVSAELPRQAVHLDLTDDNLVAAVGAVPPLPDGVIDFGDLTTSWAVCELAIPLSSLLHHAGLEPHHALPAILAFHAERPLSPAEARALWPLVVLRAATLVASGRHQAAVDGDNAYVRAALDREWRIFEQAVSVPVEVMTRLILDRLGLAGAPQPPAPTAVGLVAGLEPSGVALLDLGTDADAMDRGAWLRPGLEDRLARERLDDGAELVAAPYGAVRLSRSRVLSARSPATVATGLSLWFGRDAVLLSPWDGRVSRAEAGCVEVDCGELVLRLSFDGGEAQVGAEVGVRAGTRVGAGEALVRLGAGARAQVTLRRAGVLAEVPELVRPETAAGWLALTADPSALLGLPSAGTGAEPAGQASLLARRHAAFAAVQGHYYDDPPRIERGWRHHLVSDRGRAYLDIVNNVSAIGHAHPAVERALTRQSRRLNTNSRFHYASVVEFSERLAALLPEPLDTVFLVNSGSEAVDLGLRLAIGATGRHDVVALREAYHGWTYASDAVSTSLQDNPNALTTRPSWVHTVDSPNSYRGRHRGADAARYAPEAVRFVDELAASGRAPGAFLAETYYGNAGGVALPDGYLEQLYAAVRRHGGLAVADEVQVGYGRLGHWFWGFEQQGVVPDIVCVAKAMGNGHPLGAVITSASVAERYRDQGYFFSSTGGSPVSSVVGLTVLDAIRDEDLQGNAVRTGGRLKAGLEALAARHALVGAVHGSGLYLGLELVRDRLTLEPATEETAELCDRMLELGVVVQPTGDHLNILKIKPPLCVDADAVDFFTAMLDRALTELAES